The window AACGGGTTGATTTTAGGGCCATTGGTTACCCCCGCATCCGTTAACGAGTTACTGTTTGACGTTGGAAAACCATCTATTACATACAAAGGTTCGGCAACGGCATTTATGGAGTTAACACCACGCACCTGCACGGTTACGCCGGCACCGGGTTGCCCGGTAGCTTGTGTAACCTGGATGCCCGAAACGGCACCCTGCAAAGCCCTATCGAGCGAGGGAACGGGTTGCTTTAAAGCCAGGGCCGGTACCGAGGCAACCGAACCGGTGATATCCTTACGCTTTTGCGATCCGTAACCTACTACCACAACCTGGTTTAACTGGTTTTGGGCATCTTTCAGTTGTATTTCTACAGGGCTGCCATCGGCAATAAACTCTTGTTTTTCGTAACCGGTAAAAGTAATAATGAGTTTGTAAGGGAATTTTTGCCCGGTTACGAAGCTGAATTTACCTTCAATATCGGTTGCTACCGCGTGTGTGGTACCCTCGATGCGTACTACTGCACCGGGCAGCGGTTCTTTGGTAGCACCATCAATAACGCGGCCAACCAGCCTTGAGTTTATTATTGGCTCCGTTTGCTGCGCGAAGGTTACCAACGGGGCCACAATTAGTACTAAGAGGGCGATTATTAAAGTTTTTTTCATGTCGACAGGTTTTTAAGAGATGAAAAACCGGACGACTGGGTGACCGCGTAAAACGAGGTGTATGAGTGCTGTTGACGAAAAATGTGGTCAACTACTTGCAGCATAAAAGATGCCGCGGGCCGGGAAAAAGGCAACGCATAGCCTTTCCCAGCTTTCGCAATATTTTGCATAAATTTGGATAGTTAAAATGACACAATTGAAACAGGCTCAACGCCAATCGATCCCTGTTTCGTTGTTTTAATGACTGGGGAAAGGCTTTGCTTTTCCCCTTTTTGTAGTAAGTAATAGTTCTATTTTTTCATGTTCCTTTCTCATTATGCCCGTTAAACAGGCAGATTATTTATTTAAGGGGTATTATTTTTCTTAAGAGCGCCCGCCCCATCTCACTAATTAGCACTGTATTTTGGGGTCATGCTCCTAAGGCCGGCAACAGCAAGTAACTTGCCGATACTTACACCCATACCAACTCCGCATAGCTGGCATGGATGTAGCCTTTACCGGCACTAATATTATTCCATTTTTAAGCTTTTACCGGCTGCAGCCTGAATGAAGCTTCGGCCTGTTCTGTTTCCGGCTCAGCCAGGGGTTCGGGCCGGTACAACTGGTGTGGCTGTAGCGGAACATCTGCTTTAATCATAGGACCATCTGCAGCAAGCTCGCTTCCGGGTACTTTTGATTTAAATATAGGCCAAGCCAGCTGTGCGTACCATTGATCGCCCTCATAATGTGATATGCCGTAAGCTTTAGGGTACTGGCGCGAAATATGGGCTGTACCAAAAATGATATCCCACAAAAAGAACATGTTACCAAAATTACCTTTGTAGTAGCCCACCCCATCATCGGTAGTAGCCGCGTGGTGTGCGTGGTGCGTTGCCGGTGTTGATATGGTGCGTTCAAGTATCCAGGCCAATGGATGTAATATTTTGTATTGATAAAACGGCTTATCCCAGGGAATACTTGAGTGTGCCAGTGTGGTAATGGTACCTTTAATACCTTTAACAACCACAGCCGGGATGCCTAAGCCGAGGTAAACCAAAGCGGTTGTTAAATAAGTTTGCGAAAAGAAAATAGTATAAATGATATTTTGCCTGCTGGCCATAGCCATACCCATGTATGACGCAGAGTGGTGCGTACGATGAAAACGCCATAACCATGGCACTTCATGATGCAGGCGGTGGTACCAGTACTGGGTAAGATCATCGGCCACCGCTATGATAGCGCAGCCCCAGAAAAAAGGCACCCAGCTAAAAGTATCTTTAAAACCCGGTAGTATAGCAGGCAATACCTTTAGCCCATAATACGCTACCAGCGGCTTTACCACCAGCTTTGGGATGGTAAAACAGGCAATATCCACCCATTTTTCATTCTTGTTCCAGCGTTTTTTGTAAAGGCCGAATGAAAATTCGAGCACACCGAGTACCAGTACCAAAACGGAAAAACCGTAGCCGTTAAGGTTTTCTATTACTTGTTTTATCTGTTCAATCATTGCTTTGTGGTTGAGTATTTACAGGTTTGTTCTTAATAGTATTTTGTTCTTTATGCTGTTGCTTTTTCTCCCACGGGCGTTGGCCGGTGATATAAAAAGTTGCAAACATGAGCACAATGGGCAGCGCGTAAAGCAGCAGGCTGAGCAACGCGTTTTTTGCTATCCGTATTTTAGTGGCTTGTTCCAGTTTCATAATCGGTTACTTTTGGGTAAGTGGTGAATGCTATTTTAGTTTTTGAGCTTCGCTCCAATAGTTTGCGGGTAAGCCACAGGCCGCCGAAAATGATAATGAAAGGTATCAGGGTTACAATGATGCCAACCAATACCTTTTTCCCGAGCAGGGAAACGTCGTTAATGGTCATAATGAAAATATTTAATGGTAAAGTAGCACCTGATACCGCACAACGATACTTACGCCGGCACAGGCACCTGTTAGTTAAAAAATGAATTCTGTAGTCAGCGAACCGCGCGTAAAATAACGGGAGCTGGAGGAAGGATTAAATCCTTAGGATGCTATATCAACAGCTACAACAAGAAATACAACAGCAGGTAAAAGCAATAGCAGCTGATGGGTAATTAGCAAGGCCGTATTTGGGTAAAAGATCGGGTTGCATGGTGGTTGCTTTTAATGATTTAATTGTTTGTGATTTAATTACAGGGGCAAATATAAAAAAGGATTTGATATATACTACTATTTCTATAGAAATTATATAACATAATTTATTTATTTGCGTTTAAGCCATCAAAACCAAGGATATGCCTAAAAATGGCACTACCTTTGGCTAACCGGCATTTGCTGCTATCAGCCAACTTTTGATGCTGTAATAGCAGCGCGGCCATCCCTCATAATTAATCTTGATTTATAAATTACCAGATAACAGCCATCGTGCATAACAGGGACTTTTGACATCCAAAATAGCCTTAAACAAAATTGTTTTTTTTTGGTTATTTTGGTTCACGATATAAAAATAGCCGGCCCCCCTCATGCAATTAACTGACGAAGAAGATTTACATAATGCTGTGCTCCATGCGCCTATAGGAATTTGCATATTAAATGCCAATTCCCTTGTTGCCGAAATTGTAAACCAGAAATTCCTGGAGGTAGCCGGAAAGCCTTATGAAACTATTTTCGGTCAGTTTTACTGGGATGCCTTTGCCGAGGCCCGGCCCTATTACGAAGATGCCCTGGCCAACGTAGTTAAAACAGGCGAGGCCTATTATGCAAACGAGGTGGAGTTGATGCTGATCAGGCATGGCAGGGAGGAAAGAATCTTCGTTACTTTTGTTTATGCGCCCATAAAAGATGAGGCGGGTAAAGTAAAAAAAGTAGCGGTCTGGGTGCTTGAAAATACCAGCCAGGTAAATGAACGGCAAAATATTGAAGCTGCGCGGGTAGCCTTTAAACGGGAACGCGACCGGCTTAAGAACTTTTTCATGCAGGCCCCGGCAGGTATTTGTATCCTTGACGGCCCGGACTTGGTTTACGAGTTGGTTAACCCGGCATACCAGGAATTATTACCCGGCCGAAGATTATTAAACAGGCCACTGTTTGAAGCGTTACCGGAGTTGGCAGGTACTCCATTGCAGGAGGTATTATTGAATGTTTACCGTACCGGAGAGCCTTATCAAATGAACGAGCTTTTGATACCAATAGCCGAATATGAAGGCGGACCTACAACCAACCGTTATTTTAGTTTTACCTATCAGGCACGCCGCGATGAAAATGACCAGATAGATGGCATCATGGCGTTTGTATTCGAGGTTACCGGGATGATAGAAGTACAGCAGGATTTACGACGGGCCAGGGAACGATCAGACCAGCAAACAAGGGTATATGAAACTATCACTTCTGGTACACCCGACCTGATTTATGTATTTGATTTAAATTATCGCTTTATATATGCCAACCAGGCGTTGCTTTCCATGTGGGGCAAAACCTGGGAAAATGCAGTTGGCAAAGGCTTGCTCGACAATGGCTACGAACCCTGGCATGCAGAAATGCATGAACGGGAGATAGACCAGGTTAAAGCAACCAAACAACCTATACGCGGAGAGGTGTCTTTTCCGCATGCTATTTTAGGCCGCCGGGTATATGATTATATTTTTACACCGGTAGTGAATGAACATGGCGAAGTAGAGGCAGTTGCCGGCACTACCAGGGATATTACCGAACGCAAACTTGCAGAGCAACAACAGGTTGAATACACCAAGGCACTGCAAGCGGTTAATGAAGAAATAGCGGCATCGAACGAGGAACTTGTTACTACCAACGAGGAGTTAATGGCTATGCAGCAGCGACTGGAAGATACCAACCAGGAATTGGCAGCCAGCGCCTCGCGCCTGGGTATGGCTATTGAATCAACCAGCCTGGGCACCTGGGATTATAATCCGCAAACGGGGGAGCTTTACTGGTCAAAAGAATGCCGCGACATTTATGGTGTGCCGCCAGATATACCGGTTACTTTTGCTTTATTTTCGGAACACATTCACCCAAGCGACCGTGATTGGGTACAAAAGGAGATAGAAAAAGCCATCGATCCTGAAAAGGGCGGCCGGTATGATATTAGCTTCCGGATCATTCGTTTTAATAGTGATGAAACCCGCTGGGTGAAAGTACACGGCTCGGTTTATTTTGAATTGGCCCTGGCAACCCGCTTTATTGGCACCGTGCTGGACATTACAGATATGAAAGAGGCCGAAAAGCAAAGTGCCAGGTTGGCCGCAATCATTCAATCGTCAGATGATGCCATTATAAGTAAAACGCTTGACAGTGTAATTACCAGCTGGAACGCGGCTGCAGAACGCATTTTTGGCTATCCTGCTGAAGAAATGGTTGGAGAAAGTATTTATAAACTGATTCCGGAAGACCGCCTTGATGAAGAGCCTCAGATATTGGCTCGTTTAAAATCAGGTGAGCGTGTGCAGCATTTTGAAACAAAAAGACAAACCAAAGATGGCCGCCTGATTGATGTATCACTGACAATCTCGCCCGTTAAAGACCCGCAGGGTAACATTATTGGCTTATCAAAGATTGCCAGGGATATCACCGAAAAGAAACTGGATGAAACACGCAAGAGCGATTTTATAGGAATGGTGAGCCATGAGCTAAAAACACCGTTGACTTCACTTGGCGCTATTATCCAGGTGGCCAATGCAAAACTTGGTAACAGCGCAGATAGTTTCCTGGTGGGTGCCATGCAAAAGGCTAACCAGCAGGTAAAGCGTATGACCGCCATGATCAACGGCTTCCTGAACATTTCGCGGCTGGAATCGGGGAAGATACACATCGAGAAGCAAAATTTTGACATGGAAACGCTCATTGCCGATGTGATTGAAGAAGCTAACTTAACCACCAGTACCCATATAATTAACTATAACCAGCACCAGCCGCTGCTGCTGAGCGCCGACCGCGACAAGATAGGCTCGGTAATATCGAATTTTATAAGCAATGCCATCAAATATTCGCCAAAAGGCAAATATATTGATGTATCCTGCATCGTAAGGGACGGCGAGGTTATCCTTAGCGTTAAAGATGAAGGTATGGGTATTAAACAGGATGATCTTGGTAAGATTTTTGACCGTTATTACCGTGTGGAAACTAACCATACCCGGCATATATCCGGTTTCGGAATTGGTTTATACCTGAGTTCGGAGATTATTGAACGTCATGGCGGGAAGGTTTGGGCGGAAAGTGAAAGCGGAAAAGGTTCTACTTTTTATTTCAGTTTACCCCTGGCGACTTCCTGATGATTTATTACTTTGGAAGACAACATCTTTGGCAAACTAAGCAACACCGAAGTGGTAATAAAAAAGGAGAGGTTTTAGCCTCTCCTTTCTGTTTTAATTAATAACCCGGATTTTGGTACATCTTAACAGGGTTAAGTTTATACTCATCAAACGGGATAGGATAGTAACGGTCTTTTGTACTAAAGTTGGCTACCTGGGCCAAACCAAAATCGGCTTGTTTTTTGGCTTTAAAGTAGGCTACCAACTCATCGGTGGTAAATGTGCGTAACAAATCAAACCAGCGGTGGTGCTCAAAGGCCAGCTCAACGCGGCGCTCATGTAAAATAGCCAGCTTAAGCGTTGGGTATCTTGAAGCATAATCGCTATTGGTCATTGATACAGCATAGGTTGGCATGCCTGCACGGGTACGTACCTGGTTTAAGAAACCTGTAGCAGTTGCTGCATCACCCAGGTAATTATTAACCTCGGCAAGTGAAAGGATTACATCAGCATAGCGCATCAAAATCCAATCGTTACCACCATAGCCATTAACACCGGCGGCGTTACTAACATCCCTGAATTTGGTAACAAACCAATCTTTAACAATAGGGTCATTAGCGTATTTAACGGAGAAGGTCATTCGCGGATCGTTGGTTTCGTACTCGTTGATCAAATCGTGGGTAACATTATAACCCGCGCCCGATGATGGTTTTTGCGAATTGATGGTTTCGCCTTTAGCCTGGAAATTGGCAGCATTTGATGAACTGTAGTTAAGATCGCCCTGGATGTTCACAATCTGGAAGATCAGCTCCGGGCAGGTTGCTTTCTTGCTTACATCAAATACATCGGTATAAGGGATGCTGTTCAGATCGCCAAAGTTACGCATGTTGTAAGCCGCCATTAAGGCCGCCTTGGCGTTGTTTAAATTAGCGGTCCGGTTAGTCTGATCTAAAGTTGTAGCCATAGTAAGGTATGCCTGGCCCAACAGGAAATTAGCGGCTGCTTTTGACGCCCTGCCGGTTGATGCCTGCAGGTTTGGAAGCGGGCTGTTAATAACATCGGTTAAATCGGCTATTATTTGCTGGTAAACCGCATCCTGCTTAACCCTGAAAGTTGAGGCGGCAACATCGGCTGCAGATGATAGTTGTTTGGTTACCAACGGAACGTCGCCCCAAAGGCGCACTAATTCAAAATAAGTAAAAGCTCGCAAAAATTTAGCTTCGGCAGCGTATTTAAGCTTTAGGTTATTATCGGGAAAGCTAACCTGGTCTATGTGCGATAATACTACATTTGCGCGGCTAACCGTGGTATACAGTGATACCCAGTGGGCCTTTAAATAAGTATTACTTGGCAATATAGAAAAGTTGTTGAACTGGAAAGGTTCGCCCGAGTTTGACTGGTTATCGTTAGTACCCGTATCATCTGAACGCTGATCTGTCCACAAATCGCTTCCCTCGCCAACATTGTTACCGCTGCGCATTGATTGATAAATGCCGTTTACAGCCAACAACACATCGTTGGGTGTTTTGTAGCTTGCGTCGACCGTTACCGCGTTGGGGTCGCTTTCATTTAAAAAGTCTTTTTTACAAGACGGGCTTATGGCCACAACCGCGGCAAGGCAGGCAATGGCTAAAAATTTCTTATTCATTTTTATATCTTCTTAAAAAATTTATCAAAAAGTAACGTTTACACCTAAGTTGTATGACCTTACCAGCGGGTAGGTACCATAATCGATACCCGGTGCAAGGTTGGCAGGCTGCGTGCTGTTTGATGCTGCACCAGAGTAGTTATAATCTACATCGGGGTTATAGCCTTTATACTTGGTGATGGTAAACGCGTTAACTACACTTGCAAAAACACGCGCCTTGGTAAGGCCCAAAGTATTTTGCAAAAAGCCCGGCAGGGTATAGCCCAATGTTAAGTTGGTACAACGCAGGTACGAGCCGCTTTGCAGGTAGAAGGTTGATAAACGGGTACTGTTGCTTTGCGTACCGGCCCGTGAAGCGCGGTAAAAAGAGCCATCGCCCGGGTTTTGTGCATTCCTGTACCTGTCGGCTACGTTGGCGTATTGATTGCCCGATCCCTCGCCGTTATACAGGTAATAGTCCTGTCCATCCAGGATCTGGTTTCCGTATGATCCGTTGAAGGCAGCGCTTAAATCAAAATGTTTATAAGTACTGTTTAAGGCAAAACCGTATGTAAATTTGGCATATGGCGAACCGATAATACCTTTATCGGCATCGTTTACAATCCCATCATGATTGGTATCAACAAACCACAGGTCGCCAATTTTGGCGGGATTGGTTTGTGAGGCAGACGGGGCGGTTTTACCTAAATTATCGGCAGTAATTATGCCGCCAACTTTAAAGCCATAAAACATGCCTATTGGCTGGCCTTGTGTAGTAATGCTGGTAAGGTATGAGCGCTCGGCACCGTTAATGATCAGGGTGTTGTTTGACGGCAGCTTAACAACTTTATTGCGGTTTAATGAAATATTACCACTTGCACCAAAGGTGAAATCTTTATTGTTAATAATCTTTCCGTCTACCTGGAAATCAAAACCGCCGTTACGGATTTTTGAATCGCGCAGGTTGGTTAGGATAGTAGTGCTTCCTGATATTGCCGAAATAGGCTGGTTATACAACAGGTTGTATGAATAACTCAGGTAATAGTTGGCAATAATTGAAAGGCGGCCTTTAAACAAAGATATATCGGTACCAAAGTTATACTGCGAGGTAGTTTCCCAGCTTAAGGTATTATCTTTTATCCCGCCAGGGTAGGTTGCAGTAACCGCGCTGTTACCATCAAGCACGGTACCTGTTGGCGTTGCCAGTGTTTGCTGAATAGCGTAGTTAGGAATATTGAAGTTACCGCTTTTGCCCCAGCTTGCACGGATCTTGACGGTTGATTGATCGCCGAGGAAGTTGTGATAAAAGTCCTCGTCAGACAGGTTCCAGCCGGCGGCAACTGATGGAAAATAACCATATTTATTGGCCGGCCCAAAACGTGATGAACCATCGGCACGGAACGACGCAGTTAAAAAGTATTTCCCTGCGTAGTTATAGTTAGCACGGCCAAGATACGATAACAATGTATATTCACTTTTATAGGCGTTGTTTAAAGAAAAGTTAGCTGCCAGTGCGCCTTTGTTTGATATTTCGGGAATGGCATCATTTTGAAAGCCATTTGCTTTTACACTGATATAATCGGCAGAGGTAATCTGCGCGGTGTAGCCTGCCAGGGCATCAAAGTGGTGCTTGCCAATTTGCTTATTATAATTTAAGGTGAACTCGGCAAGCCTGTCAACAGTTACCAGGTTTGAAGCCTGCGCGTTAGCCGCCAAAATTGACTGTTGTGATCCCGGAGGAAAAGCACCACTGCTTAACGTGGTTGGGTAATAATAATCATACTTCTCGGTATAGGTTTCGGTACCCAGGTTAGTTTTAAAGTCAAGATCTTTGGATATATGGTATATAGCGGCCGCGTTGTAATGACCACGGTACCCTTTCCTGTTAATTTTAATACGCTCGGCAAGTGCAACCGGGTTTTCAATACCCTGGTAACCATATTGGGTTGAACCGGCCGCTTCGGCATTGGTGGCTAATGAACCATCGGCATTATAGGCGGGCAGGTAGGGCATATAAATAAGCGCGCCAAGAATTGGGCTGTGGTCAAAACGTCCTTCCTGTGTTTCCTGGTTGGTGTTTTGGGTATAAGCTACGTTGGCCGCAATGTGGATGCGTTTGCTAACATCACCATCAATATTTGCGCGGAAGTTATAGCGCTGCTGGCCGGTACTTTGAATAATACCCGGCTGGTTTTGGTATGAGCCACTCACATAGTAACGGATATCACTTGATGCGCCCGAAAACGACAAGGTGTGTTTCTGCATAAATGTGTTGCGGTACAGTTCATCCTGCCAATCGGTATTTACGGTTTGCTTAATGGGAGTTTGTGTAGCGAAATTATACAAGCCATCGGGGATACTTACGCTACCGGTGTTACCAACATTGGCTACACGGGTTGCGTTCGGGTCAGAATACATGGCATCATTCCAGGTATGGCCGGTGTTTACCCAAAGGTCATGGTAGGCGTTATTACGGCCATCTATTACCAACAGGGCAGCCTGATCGGCATTCAATAGTTTTACTTTGTGGGCCAGCTGGTCAATCCCGGTTTGCACATCGTATTCAAAACGCCCTTTGCCCAATTTACCTTTTTTGGTAGTGATTAATACCACGCCGCCAGATGCCCGCGAACCGTAAATAGCGGCCGATGCAGCATCTTTTAATACATCGATACTTTCCACATCTTCCGGGTTAATATAGATGTCATTTGATGGGTAACCGTCGATAACGTACAGCGGATCAGAACTGGCATTGAACGAGCCGATGCCCCTAACCCTGATTTTGGGGCTGGTATATGGCGCACCGCCTGTTTGCGATACCTGTACACCCGATACTTTACCAACAAGCGCCTGCCCCAATGAAGGAGAAGAAAGATTTAAATCGCTTGATTTTACGCTGGCAACCGAACCGGTAACATCGCTTTTACGGATAGTTTGGTAACCAATGGCTACCACCTCGTTAAGCATGTTGGCCTGTGGTACCAGTTTAACATTTATATTGGCCTGGTCGCCAATGGTTATTTCCTTTGGCAGGTATCCAATAAACTTAAAAACAAGTACAGCACCCGGCTCTGCTGATATGCTGTATTTTCCGCTTACATCTGTTGATGTGCCCTTATTAGTGTTCTTGATCATTACTGATACACCAGGCAGGGGTTGGTTGGTTTCGTCGGTTACGGTACCTGTTATTTGAATTGCCTGGTTAATTGCAATTTTAATAGGGGTTGCGGCGTTTGAGTTAAACGCGGTTGCCATGATCATGAGGCAGATAAAAGGTTTTAGCAAAAACCTTTCAAAAAGATCAC is drawn from Mucilaginibacter ginsenosidivorax and contains these coding sequences:
- a CDS encoding sterol desaturase family protein, yielding MIEQIKQVIENLNGYGFSVLVLVLGVLEFSFGLYKKRWNKNEKWVDIACFTIPKLVVKPLVAYYGLKVLPAILPGFKDTFSWVPFFWGCAIIAVADDLTQYWYHRLHHEVPWLWRFHRTHHSASYMGMAMASRQNIIYTIFFSQTYLTTALVYLGLGIPAVVVKGIKGTITTLAHSSIPWDKPFYQYKILHPLAWILERTISTPATHHAHHAATTDDGVGYYKGNFGNMFFLWDIIFGTAHISRQYPKAYGISHYEGDQWYAQLAWPIFKSKVPGSELAADGPMIKADVPLQPHQLYRPEPLAEPETEQAEASFRLQPVKA
- a CDS encoding PAS domain-containing protein gives rise to the protein MQLTDEEDLHNAVLHAPIGICILNANSLVAEIVNQKFLEVAGKPYETIFGQFYWDAFAEARPYYEDALANVVKTGEAYYANEVELMLIRHGREERIFVTFVYAPIKDEAGKVKKVAVWVLENTSQVNERQNIEAARVAFKRERDRLKNFFMQAPAGICILDGPDLVYELVNPAYQELLPGRRLLNRPLFEALPELAGTPLQEVLLNVYRTGEPYQMNELLIPIAEYEGGPTTNRYFSFTYQARRDENDQIDGIMAFVFEVTGMIEVQQDLRRARERSDQQTRVYETITSGTPDLIYVFDLNYRFIYANQALLSMWGKTWENAVGKGLLDNGYEPWHAEMHEREIDQVKATKQPIRGEVSFPHAILGRRVYDYIFTPVVNEHGEVEAVAGTTRDITERKLAEQQQVEYTKALQAVNEEIAASNEELVTTNEELMAMQQRLEDTNQELAASASRLGMAIESTSLGTWDYNPQTGELYWSKECRDIYGVPPDIPVTFALFSEHIHPSDRDWVQKEIEKAIDPEKGGRYDISFRIIRFNSDETRWVKVHGSVYFELALATRFIGTVLDITDMKEAEKQSARLAAIIQSSDDAIISKTLDSVITSWNAAAERIFGYPAEEMVGESIYKLIPEDRLDEEPQILARLKSGERVQHFETKRQTKDGRLIDVSLTISPVKDPQGNIIGLSKIARDITEKKLDETRKSDFIGMVSHELKTPLTSLGAIIQVANAKLGNSADSFLVGAMQKANQQVKRMTAMINGFLNISRLESGKIHIEKQNFDMETLIADVIEEANLTTSTHIINYNQHQPLLLSADRDKIGSVISNFISNAIKYSPKGKYIDVSCIVRDGEVILSVKDEGMGIKQDDLGKIFDRYYRVETNHTRHISGFGIGLYLSSEIIERHGGKVWAESESGKGSTFYFSLPLATS
- a CDS encoding RagB/SusD family nutrient uptake outer membrane protein, coding for MNKKFLAIACLAAVVAISPSCKKDFLNESDPNAVTVDASYKTPNDVLLAVNGIYQSMRSGNNVGEGSDLWTDQRSDDTGTNDNQSNSGEPFQFNNFSILPSNTYLKAHWVSLYTTVSRANVVLSHIDQVSFPDNNLKLKYAAEAKFLRAFTYFELVRLWGDVPLVTKQLSSAADVAASTFRVKQDAVYQQIIADLTDVINSPLPNLQASTGRASKAAANFLLGQAYLTMATTLDQTNRTANLNNAKAALMAAYNMRNFGDLNSIPYTDVFDVSKKATCPELIFQIVNIQGDLNYSSSNAANFQAKGETINSQKPSSGAGYNVTHDLINEYETNDPRMTFSVKYANDPIVKDWFVTKFRDVSNAAGVNGYGGNDWILMRYADVILSLAEVNNYLGDAATATGFLNQVRTRAGMPTYAVSMTNSDYASRYPTLKLAILHERRVELAFEHHRWFDLLRTFTTDELVAYFKAKKQADFGLAQVANFSTKDRYYPIPFDEYKLNPVKMYQNPGY
- a CDS encoding SusC/RagA family TonB-linked outer membrane protein, whose translation is MNKKITRDLFERFLLKPFICLMIMATAFNSNAATPIKIAINQAIQITGTVTDETNQPLPGVSVMIKNTNKGTSTDVSGKYSISAEPGAVLVFKFIGYLPKEITIGDQANINVKLVPQANMLNEVVAIGYQTIRKSDVTGSVASVKSSDLNLSSPSLGQALVGKVSGVQVSQTGGAPYTSPKIRVRGIGSFNASSDPLYVIDGYPSNDIYINPEDVESIDVLKDAASAAIYGSRASGGVVLITTKKGKLGKGRFEYDVQTGIDQLAHKVKLLNADQAALLVIDGRNNAYHDLWVNTGHTWNDAMYSDPNATRVANVGNTGSVSIPDGLYNFATQTPIKQTVNTDWQDELYRNTFMQKHTLSFSGASSDIRYYVSGSYQNQPGIIQSTGQQRYNFRANIDGDVSKRIHIAANVAYTQNTNQETQEGRFDHSPILGALIYMPYLPAYNADGSLATNAEAAGSTQYGYQGIENPVALAERIKINRKGYRGHYNAAAIYHISKDLDFKTNLGTETYTEKYDYYYPTTLSSGAFPPGSQQSILAANAQASNLVTVDRLAEFTLNYNKQIGKHHFDALAGYTAQITSADYISVKANGFQNDAIPEISNKGALAANFSLNNAYKSEYTLLSYLGRANYNYAGKYFLTASFRADGSSRFGPANKYGYFPSVAAGWNLSDEDFYHNFLGDQSTVKIRASWGKSGNFNIPNYAIQQTLATPTGTVLDGNSAVTATYPGGIKDNTLSWETTSQYNFGTDISLFKGRLSIIANYYLSYSYNLLYNQPISAISGSTTILTNLRDSKIRNGGFDFQVDGKIINNKDFTFGASGNISLNRNKVVKLPSNNTLIINGAERSYLTSITTQGQPIGMFYGFKVGGIITADNLGKTAPSASQTNPAKIGDLWFVDTNHDGIVNDADKGIIGSPYAKFTYGFALNSTYKHFDLSAAFNGSYGNQILDGQDYYLYNGEGSGNQYANVADRYRNAQNPGDGSFYRASRAGTQSNSTRLSTFYLQSGSYLRCTNLTLGYTLPGFLQNTLGLTKARVFASVVNAFTITKYKGYNPDVDYNYSGAASNSTQPANLAPGIDYGTYPLVRSYNLGVNVTF